One segment of Actinomycetota bacterium DNA contains the following:
- the rpsG gene encoding 30S ribosomal protein S7, translating to MPRKGPASRRPLTPDPIYQSQLVTQMINKILLKGKRSTAERIVYSALEQCRRKTGNDPVTTLKRAVENVRPVLETKSRRVGGATYQVPVEVRQGRSTTLALRWLVGFSRNRREKTMADRLAGELLDASNGAGAAVKRKEDTHKMAEANRAFAHYRW from the coding sequence ATGCCGCGGAAGGGACCAGCAAGCCGCCGGCCGCTCACGCCGGACCCGATCTACCAGTCGCAGCTGGTGACGCAGATGATCAACAAGATCCTGCTGAAGGGGAAGCGCTCCACGGCCGAGCGGATCGTCTACTCGGCCCTCGAGCAGTGCCGGCGCAAGACCGGCAACGACCCCGTGACCACGCTCAAGCGGGCGGTCGAGAACGTCCGCCCGGTGCTGGAGACCAAGAGCCGCCGGGTCGGCGGGGCCACCTACCAGGTCCCGGTCGAGGTCCGGCAGGGCCGCTCGACCACCCTGGCCCTGCGCTGGCTGGTCGGCTTCTCCCGCAACCGCCGCGAGAAGACCATGGCCGACCGCCTGGCCGGCGAGCTGCTGGACGCCTCCAACGGCGCCGGGGCCGCGGTCAAGCGGAAGGAAGACACCCACAAGATGGCCGAGGCCAACCGGGCCTTCGCCCACTACCGCTGGTGA